The sequence GTGGATCGTGAACACCCTGAGAAATTTGTGCCAAACTTAGTTCCCGTTACAAAACAGAAAAAATACCCAGTTCCAGAACACGAAATGAAGTCGCATAGGCAAATTAATGCAGTTAACTGAGCATCAATCAAAACCTGCAATTTTTATCTATTGAGAGGCAAACATCGTGCATATTTGTATTAAGTCGCTCCATCAAACTTTCCCTGGTGACTCGTTTAACTCCCACCGTTTCTACTTTTTCAAGATCAATGTATCCGTGTTTCTTGATTCGCTCCTCAAAATCAGCACCCAGAATCTCTTTAAGGCCTCTGTCAAGGTGGTAGCGGCCGGAAACATTTACCACTGCTTCAATATCATGATATTTAGATGCATAAATGAGTACATCACTACCACCTGCAACAATATTGTTgaagaaataaataaagattcaaGACATTTATTTTAGAAAACTAAGTGGCATGATGTTCTTTTGCAAGCCGAAGGAATAATGGTGCAAAATGAAAAGTCTGATCAATAAAGATGTTGGGGCACCTTTACTATGTCCAAGAATCGCAAGTATAGCGCGTTTTTCAGCACCAAAGTACTCAGTCACTGTTCGTATATCTTCAACCTCTCTATGGTAACCGAACTGAAACAAACCTTGGCTTTCTCTGGAGATGAAATCATAAATATAAACCGAAAAATGGTAAATCGTTGAAGAACAAATAATATGCTATGACGGAATGACAAGAAACGGAGAGCCCAAAAAAAACTCATAACTATAATCTTGAAAAACTCTACGTTCTTCTGATTTTTTTAGGCTCTAGTTTGATAGCCAGAACTCGTAAAAGCTTACCCGTTGCCAGAGAAATCAAAGCGAAACACGCTAATCCCTGCATTTTCTAATGCCATGGAAATGTTCCTTATAATCTGTTGTTCCTGCGTATGGATTATGAAACTTAGTTAAGTACATAACATTGACAAGGTAACTAATCCAGTAAGCTATTTGTTACGTGAAGCATTCTCAGCAATTTAATCTTGTATCCCAGATTTCCTTTATAGCCAAGCAAACCAGCCAACCCCTTTCGGAAAGTGTACTGATAGGAAGACAGTTATACAGAGAAATGCATAAAAAACAGCATGGATCATGATGCAGACAAGGTTTCCATAGGTACATCAATTTACTTGAAATAAGTTTTTCGAATTCTGATTCACATGTAGTGAGTGACTTTTGATCCCCCTGCAACATATAAACTACAGCGCAAAAAGGTTTTAACGAGAGATCGGCAGTTGCGTAGTAGGGTGTATGAGGACacatgttttaattatttgaattcagaATAAATATATGTTGAATCCATCAGATTATCAATTGAACATGATGCATTAGAACATATGTAGAGTGTTACTCGAAGTGTGACATAGACTCAGCCGTTTTAATGATTTCAATGTTTCCATCATAAACTCCATTTGTTTCTTCAAGATTTAAGAGCACGCAATGAGGTGGAACCAGAATGGAACAGTTGAATATAAAAACATGCATGATTTTGGTGAATGAAAAATGGTGCTTGTAAGTGAAGGAGCTAGCTAACTGACCTTGGTGCATCGTAGACCATGGCACACAACTACGATCTCATTAGATCCAGTTTCATGCAGCACCCCCACGAGTTTTTCGTCATTCTTGTTCTTGATTTCTATTTTATACTGCATAGCTGATCCGAGAGAATCAAGATCCTGTAACCTCAGGATACGGATGAAGGAATCAAGAAACTACGTACTCGTTGTGACCTCAAAGTTCGAATATTATGCAAATAGCAAAATCTCAAGATCATGCTTAGACATTGTTTGGTTCgtactctcttttttttttattcatttaatttagccTTTGGGTTTTATAAGTCAAAGCCATCCGATAGAATACGGTCGAGTCGCTTTCAAATTTACTCCATGGAAGAACTTCAAGTTTCAACTTTTTGAACTAAAATCCAACATCCAAAACACACTTCGCAAAATTCTTGAACTTTTGCCCTCGGTTTTTCACTCTTTTACAAGATTCATGCGAAAAGGTAAGACGATAAGTCTTCCTTTGACAGACTCAAGAATTTCTTGCGTGGGCCGTCAAGTGGAGCTGGTGGGATTAGTGTGTGTTGTATACACGCGGCACTTGAATTTTCACACACTTTCGTCTCACCTCACTCCTCAAAACGTACTCGACAAAATCTCCATGGATAATGTTCCAACAACAGAACTTTAAAAGCAAGAAATTAATACGATCACACATATATACTGAAGAAATgggcccaaaaaatcaaaattttaaactaaaaaaCTCCTTTTCTTAAGTtaaaatctcatgaaaacaCTAAACTACGTACAGATGCAAAAAAAGTTAAATTTCACCTGGGTTTTTGctcaatttgatgatatatctGCTTGCGATCAAGAAGAAAATTAAGTGTGCCTGTTGAACACTGATCAGCGATTATATCTATAAATGGGGAATCAAATATGCAACAATTTTCAAACTTTGATTTGTTCAAGTTCAAACTGAGTCAATGGAATCAGAAAATAACATGAAAGTTAAGTGGATAGTGTAGCCGTCAGTAAACCAACGAGGAAGCCAAATATTACacgtaaaaattaatattttgttatatttattttggttttttttaataagtaaATAAACAAAACA comes from Primulina huaijiensis isolate GDHJ02 chromosome 2, ASM1229523v2, whole genome shotgun sequence and encodes:
- the LOC140971427 gene encoding uncharacterized protein, whose amino-acid sequence is MQYKIEIKNKNDEKLVGVLHETGSNEIVVVCHGLRCTKEQQIIRNISMALENAGISVFRFDFSGNGESQGLFQFGYHREVEDIRTVTEYFGAEKRAILAILGHSKGGSDVLIYASKYHDIEAVVNVSGRYHLDRGLKEILGADFEERIKKHGYIDLEKVETVGVKRVTRESLMERLNTNMHDVCLSIDKNCRVFTIHGSRDTVVKRDDAEEFNKIIPNHRLHIIKGANHGYTKHQDELASTVVHYMQEYLQLRKDK